One genomic region from Rosa rugosa chromosome 1, drRosRugo1.1, whole genome shotgun sequence encodes:
- the LOC133726099 gene encoding zinc finger protein CONSTANS-LIKE 4-like produces the protein MKNCELCHLPARTYCESDQAILCWDCDFKVHGANFLVARHSRTLLCHACHAPTAWKASGEKLGHTFSVCERCVARNESRDDEEESQAGNDDATDDDDLDDSDYDDDDGDIDFDDDGDNQVVPWGSTPPPPAASSTSSDEVSNDGRYGRRSVGAVSLKRTRDNASDLRSLDDLRRLAARLRGETAGTAHSGRSGTDGGATLVDCRRPSKDRRVDPNGSGPRL, from the exons ATGAAGAACTGCGAGCTTTGTCACCTACCTGCGCGGACCTACTGCGAATCGGACCAGGCGATTCTCTGCTGGGACTGCGATTTCAAGGTTCACGGCGCCAATTTCCTGGTGGCCAGGCACTCCAGGACGCTCCTCTGCCACGCGTGCCACGCGCCGACTGCCTGGAAGGCCTCCGGCGAGAAACTCGGCCATACTTTTTCGGTTTGCGAGCGCTGTGTGGCGAGAAATGAAAGCAGAGACGACGAGGAAGAGAGCCAGGCTGGCAATGATGATGCTACGGATGATGATGACCTCGATGACTCCGATTATGATGATGACGACGGCgatattgattttgatgacGACGGAGATAATCAGGTGGTGCCGTGGGGTTCGACGCCTCCTCCGCCAGCTGCGAGCTCTACCAGCAGCGACGAGGTTAGCAATGACGGTAGATATGGTCGCCGATCAGTAGGCGCGGTTTCGTTGAAGCGAACCAGAGATAATGCTTCCGATCTTCGCTCTCTG GACGATCTCCGCCGTTTAGCCGCTCGACTGAGGGGTGAAACAGCTGGCACCGCCCATTCCGGTCGGTCAGGGACCGACGGCGGAGCCACTTTGGTTGACTGCAGAAGACCTTCAAAAGACCGGAGAGTGGATCCAAACGGGTCGGGTCCGCGTTTATAG